In the genome of Nymphaea colorata isolate Beijing-Zhang1983 chromosome 9, ASM883128v2, whole genome shotgun sequence, one region contains:
- the LOC116261449 gene encoding ENHANCER OF AG-4 protein 2 isoform X1 → MAGGRKRGANRAKEQSQLSLGDLVLAKVKGFPAWPAKISKPEDWSRPPDPKKYFVQFFGTAEIAFVAPADIQAFTVECKNKLLARCQGKTVKDFSRAVKEICEAFEALQQKKVCPEGYADGPLKQHPPQIGHAKDMTSVEGHNSSVARDDNLESYPKEQIDETVTPNKSPDGAHGLERCSLSRSTSLDGKDGPLGSVERHRSPFLSVKRKAKAANRASRAQKKGVVSPRAISPDHDHSKIKNGSAEVSDRSPGVSDTSDPDNKEHTASSPVMKSISLKPFTSRGTRKGIHVSKVKVETSVEVKGKAVGSPKTELKDHVSSRHTLSKHLKEEAHGMLHKGSSSDRMHEPSSTSDADLIGSKKSKSSLKDNKKVDTDDKKGTENLLNVRDPSKEAFDHLEDRKNSQALLSKDQKRNTKVGGKGIIDVDEKVRPVKRLRITEVDDDIADESALVGRNDKFSTSPNVAINKKGELVIGSENLSTVAALKSNTCKGGGHSSGDEDILPLTKRRRRALEAMSTAVADSDVDVHAGSPNLAKSIPSMQVENDASLASGADDREASFVAVDDNRECKKVVNNDTTSLPHTSSEAIADTLQTACVQSENSDKSLKTSNIKGENPNSADDSQTSFGAMVSPDGPTKGPLFSPKQVEQKRVKAAVLESKSSSRPSNSPSPSPNTLVGHVKPATKPLDQKINKSHAKPLGSPTVKKSLSASYRTSYQDPESLSRGHSTTPQRNKVDSSSEKLKFSQKASLRVENRSKTAVSTEHNAERDGLTKERNLELAKEFIAGNSTIEIRAAESSPSMRNLIAAAQAKRRQSRPQSFLHDEFDVSVPAIMSTTPVQGKAFSPLPSFQPFHLSNGVQDNSKGFIPHSSVTSPSNHAHQFILPQQTDLKEYEETKIGSENRGIEGSLSGGTEAAVARDAFEGMVETLSRTKDSIGRATRLAIDCAKYGIAGEVVDILIRKLETEASFHRRVDLFFLVDSITQCSHSQRGIAGASYIPTVQAALPRLLGAAAPPGASARENRRQCLKVLRLWLERKILPESVLRRHMDEIGSSNDEITASLSLRRPTRAERAVDDPLREMEGMLVDEYGSNATFQLPGFLSSQFFEEEETFQIKEATEMLSLGTTEVLEEALPYAGTPSDRRHHILEEVDGELEMEDVSASSKDEAAARSIPVEQEPQQNVPSSSRDDTTENAPLEVGSPPLPVDSPPPLPPLPSSPPPTPPPPPESPSPPPPPPPPPPPPPPPLPASSPPSYVYGHSMPQDYPRPPDLSRQDYHRLPDGGGNVQTAGPAPSQSHVNLTPLGNERIPHNSSFATSGQCHVQDVPNTHPSNFEYGKSNIHSVPQATQVTQQFQPSAVTQQFQPGNVPFQQRPYHPPPPPPPPPPPPPPPHPHPHPHPQPPSNHFSPPQPPSNHFAYPRPVAPHFAPQPYHQYPLTSVPNNWRQPVNEEQWRPHPNDAKANSQQNVWVPGGMSAPSCSGPPIVQDGYFRPPVERPCLSPMGYQYPVQNSVGSGGSIPAAPPHGVNQVQPCRPDVAPFNCWRPM, encoded by the exons ATGGCGGGGGGGCGGAAGAGAGGAGCCAACAGAGCCAAGGAGCAGAGCCAATTGAGCCTGGGGGATCTCGTCCTCGCCAAGGTTAAGGGGTTTCCGGCGTGGCCTGCAAAG ATAAGCAAACCTGAGGACTGGAGTCGGCCGCCGGATCCCAAGAAATACTTTGTTCAGTTCTTTGGCACTGCTGAAAT TGCATTTGTAGCCCCTGCTGATATTCAAGCATTCACTGTTGAGTGTAAGAACAAGTTGCTAGCTAGATGTCAGGGAAAAACTGTCAAGGACTTCTCACGAGCAGTAAAAGAGATCTGTGAGGCATTTGAAGCATTGCAGCAGAAAAAGGTGTGTCCAGAAGGGTATGCTGATGGACCACTTAAGCAACATCCACCTCAAATTGGACATGCCAAAGATATGACGAGTGTGGAAGGTCATAACTCGTCTGTAGCAAGGGATGATAATTTGGAAAGTTATCCCAAGGAGCAAATCGATGAAACTGTTACTCCTAATAAGTCTCCAGATGGTGCTCATGGGTTAGAACGCTGTTCTCTGAGTCGTTCGACATCTTTGGATGGTAAGGATGGGCCTCTGGGGTCTGTTGAAAGACATAGATCTCCTTTTTTATCCGTCAAGAGAAAAGCTAAAGCAGCAAATAGAGCCTCTCGTGCACAAAAAAAGGGTGTGGTATCTCCCAGGGCAATTTCTCCAGATCATGACCACAGTAAGATTAAAAATGGAAGTGCAGAAGTTAGTGATAGAAGTCCTGGTGTTTCTGACACATCTGATCCTGATAACAAGGAACATACAGCATCATCACCTGTGATGAAATCCATTTCTTTGAAGCCTTTTACTTCTCGTGGAACTAGGAAAGGAATCCATGTGTCTAAAGTAAAAGTTGAGACATCTGTTGAGGTAAAGGGAAAGGCTGTTGGATCTCCCAAAACAGAACTTAAAGACCATGTGAGTTCTAGACACACACTATCAAAGCATTTGAAAGAAGAAGCCCATGGCATGCTACATAAAGGATCCTCCTCTGATAGGATGCATGAACCATCTTCAACATCAGATGCGGATCTAATAGGTTCAAAAAAGTCGAAGAGTTCTTTGAAGGATAACAAGAAAGTTGATACAGACGATAAGAAAGGAACAGAGAATCTGCTGAATGTGAGGGATCCTAGTAAGGAAGCTTTTGATCACTTGGAGGACAGAAAAAACAGTCAGGCATTGTTATCAAAGGATCAAAAGAGAAACACTAAAGTAGGAGGGAAAGGCATTATAGATGTGGATGAAAAGGTTCGTCCAGTCAAGAGATTAAGAATCACAGAGGTGGATGATGACATTGCTGACGAATCAGCATTAGTTGGCAGAAATGATAAGTTCAGCACTTCTCCAAATGTAGCGATTAACAAGAAAGGTGAGCTTGTTATAGGTTCTGAAAACTTAAGTACTGTTGCAGCTTTGAAATCTAATACATGCAAAGGTGGAGGCCATTCTTCAGGTGATGAAGATATTCTTCCCTTGACAAAGCGACGGCGTCGTGCACTAGAAGCCATGTCAACTGCTGTTGCTGATAGCGATGTTGATGTACATGCGGGAAGCCCAAATTTGGCCAAAAGCATTCCCTCCATGCAAGTAGAGAATGATGCATCTCTTGCCTCTGGAGCTGATGACAGGGAAGCTTcttttgttgctgttgatgataATAGGGAATGCAAGAAAGTTGTTAATAATGACACTACAAGTCTTCCTCATACATCTTCTGAAGCAATTGCTGATACTCTTCAGACTGCTTGTGTGCAATCAGAAAATTCTGACAAGTCATTGAAGACCAGTAACATCAAGGGTGAAAATCCAAACTCAGCTGATGATTCACAGACATCATTCGGCGCTATGGTATCACCGGATGGACCTACAAAGGGGCCTTTATTTAGTCCTAAGCAAGTTGAACAAAAGAGGGTTAAGGCTGCTGTTTTAGAATCTAAATCATCTTCAAGACCCTCAAACTCACCATCGCCTTCTCCAAATACCTTGGTAGGACACGTCAAACCTGCAACTAAGCCACTTGATCAGAAAATTAACAAATCACATGCTAAGCCATTAGGTTCTCCAACGGTGAAGAAATCTCTGTCTGCATCTTATAGAACTTCCTACCAGGATCCAGAAAGCTTAAGCCGTGGGCATTCTACTACTCCACAAAGAAATAAGGTTGACTCATCATCtgaaaagttgaaattttccCAAAAAGCTAGTTTGCGAGTTGAGAATAGGTCCAAGACAGCAGTTTCTACAGAGCACAATGCTGAGAGAGATGGTCTGACTAAAGAACG AAATCTTGAATTGGCAAAGGAGTTTATAGCTGGCAATTCAACCATAGAAATAAGGGCTGCAGAATCATCTCCATCCATGAGAAACCTTATTGCAGCTGCTCAGGCTAAGAGGCGGCAGTCTCGTCCTCAGTCTTTTTTGCATGATGAATTTGATGTTTCTGTCCCTGCTATTATGTCCACCACCCCTGTACAGGGGAAGGCTTTCAGTCCTCTTCCTTCatttcagccttttcatttGAGCAATGGTGTGCAGGACAATTCAAAGGGATTTATTCCCCATTCATCGGTTACATCACCATCAAATCATGCCCATCAGTTCATACTACCACAGCAGACGGACTTAAAAGAATATGAAGAAACTAAAATTGGGTCAGAAAACAGAGGAATCGAGGGGTCATTGAGTGGTGGAACTGAAGCAGCTGTTGCTCGTGATGCTTTCGAGGGGATGGTGGAAACACTATCTAGAACAAAAGATAGTATTGGCCGAGCTACTCGTCTTGCAATTGATTGTGCCAAGTATGGGATTGCAGGAGAA GTTGTGGATATTCTTATTCGGAAGTTGGAAACTGAGGCTAGCTTTCATCGAAGAGTTGACTTGTTCTTTCTTGTTGATTCAATCACACAATGCTCACACAGTCAGAGAG GTATTGCAGGGGCTTCATACATTCCAACAGTACAGGCAGCTCTTCCACGACTTTTAGGTGCTGCTGCTCCACCTGGAGCTTCTGCACGTGAAAATCGTCGTCAATGCCTGAAG GTTTTGAGGTTATGGCTTGAAAGGAAAATCCTTCCAGAATCAGTTCTTCGTCGTCACATGGATGAAATTGGATcttcaaatgatgaaattacTGCCAGTTTGTCTTTACGACGTCCGACTCGAGCAGAGAGGGCTGTGGATGATCCACTCAGAGAAATGGAAGGAATGCTTGTTGATGAGTATGGCAG CAATGCAACATTTCAATTGCCTGGTTTCCTATCTTCTCAattctttgaagaggaagaaactttTCAAATCAAGGAAGCCACTGAAATGTTGTCATTGGGTACCACTGAAGTTTTGGAGGAGGCACTACCATATGCTGGTACTCCAAGTGATAGGCGTCACCACATTTTAGAAGAAGTTGATGGGGAGCTTGAAATGGAAGATGTATCTGCCTCTTCCAAAGACGAAGCTGCAGCCCGTAGCATTCCTGTTGAACAAGAACCTCAGCAAAATGTTCCAAGTTCTTCGAGGGATGATACGACTGAGAATGCCCCACTAGAAGTTGGTTCTCCACCTCTACCTGTGGATTCTCCTCCCCCCTTGCCACCTTTACCTTCTTCCCCTCCTCCCACTCCCCCTCCACCCCCGGAATCTCCAtctccacctccaccaccaccacctccaccaccaccgccgccgccaccactGCCAGCATCTTCCCCACCTTCCTATGTCTATGGTCATTCTATGCCTCAAGATTATCCTAGGCCTCCAGATTTGAGTCGGCAAGATTATCATCGGCTTCCAGAT GGTGGTGGAAATGTCCAAACTGCTGGACCTGCTCCTTCTCAAAGCCATGTCAATCTTACGCCTCTGGGAAATGAAAGGATTCCACATAATTCTTCTTTTGCAACATCTGGGCAGTGCCATGTCCAAGATGTTCCAAATACACATCCGTCTAATTTTGAATATGGGAAAAGTAATATTCATTCAGTCCCTCAGGCCACCCAAGTTACTCAGCAGTTCCAGCCCAGTGCAGTTACTCAGCAGTTCCAGCCTGGTAATGTGCCATTCCAGCAACGACCATATCATCCCCCTCCACCtccgcctccacctccacctccacctccacctccacatCCACATCCACATCCACATCCACAGCCACCTTCCAATCACTTCTCTCCTCCACAGCCACCTTCAAATCATTTTGCATATCCTAGGCCTGTTGCTCCGCATTTTGCTCCACAACCTTATCACCAGTATCCTTTGACCTCTGTCCCAAACAATTGGAGGCAACCTGTTAATGAGGAACAATGGCGACCACATCCTAATGATGCCAAAGCTAATAGTCAGCAGAACGTGTGGGTTCCTGGAGGAATGTCTGCACCATCATGCTCAGGCCCACCTATTGTACAGGATG GTTACTTTCGACCCCCAGTAGAAAGGCCTTGCTTAAGCCCCATGGGCTATCAGTATCCTGTACAGAACTCTGTTGGCTCTGGTGGTTCAATTCCAG CTGCCCCTCCTCACGGCGTCAATCAGGTGCAACCTTGCAGGCCAGATGTTGCACCCTTTAATTGTTGGAGGCCTATGTAA
- the LOC116259874 gene encoding protein LPA2 produces MSASVSLAGALPAAASGSRRRIPRFSSLPFNRCLRSFTSSTSRNANVVRATTAGEDGRDGAPKAPPSSSAAAASPKGESIGGVGFGSGGSGGDGGKGSRKRRVVRRTPVQKPLIQSAATATATATEKDDGGALPEQEKAFILVWLGLGLLILVEGIALAASGFLPDEWDNLFVKYLYPSFTPTVVLFLGGTVAYGVFKYLKAGQSKS; encoded by the exons ATGAGCGCGAGCGTGAGTCTCGCAGGCGCGTTGCCGGCCGCGGCGAGTGGAAGCCGTCGACGTATCCCTCGCTTTTCTTCGCTACCTTTCAACCGATGCCTCCGTTCTTTCACATCTTCTACTTCCAGAAACGCCAATGTGGTGCGAGCTACGACGGCGGGTGAGGACGGCCGGGACGGAGCCCCAAAGGCACCACCATCGTCATCCGCCGCCGCTGCGTCTCCCAAGGGAGAGAGCATTGGCGGGGTTGGATTCGGCAGTGGCGGAAGCGGCGGTGATGGAGGCAAAGGCAGCAGGAAGAGGAGGGTCGTCCGACGGACGCCAGTGCAGAAGCCGCTGATTCAGTCGGCGGCAACGGCAACGGCGACGGCAACGGAGAAGGATGATGGTGGTGCATTGCCCGAACAAGAAAAGGCATTCATCCTCGTCTGGCTCGGTCTCGGCCTTCTTATACTCGTTGAAGGCATTGCTCTAGCGGCCTCAG GTTTCTTACCTGACGAATGGGACAActtatttgtaaaatatttgtACCCATCGTTCACTCCAACAGTTGTCTTGTTTCTAGGTGGGACTGTTGCATATGGAGTTTTCAAGTATCTGAAGGCAGGACAGAGTAAAAGTTAG
- the LOC116260593 gene encoding uncharacterized protein At5g23160 — MATKVQKSRARCSCFPSCFQIPSFFSEQKKKKKKKKSHAQIDPRVSRKPDDSKDRPEKQGRIWMKWSWFKPMKSGRKQLPELNPRIAQMLGWHEVGRKDAERAITSTADQKIAGSSNGIADDNSGHQSRPEATIFPTKTTVGDSSADQSQQKANFRPNRSESQEIIAIREIQEVTAAPESQVHETRGRDPATTSSEKNSSFEKTSARNKQKPRKSLLPPDFSRNRIDRARKKSDYELGPMVGMSIVLVSLTSLLLCGRLCSIFWTSACLCLVPRLRRRETTHRADAEMDGHAQLDMDSDEYKKKVIMEGMLKRNHKN, encoded by the exons ATGGCCACCAAAGTCCAGAAATCCCGAGCACGGTGTTCCTGCTTCCCTTCGTGTTTTCAAATTCCCAGCTTCTTCAgcgaacagaagaagaagaagaagaagaagaagtccCATGCACAGATTGATCCACGAGTTTCACGAAAGCCTGACGATTCGAAAGATAGGCCTGAGAAGCAAGGGAGAATATGGATGAAGTGGTCTTGGTTTAAGCCGATGAAATCTGGCCGGAAACAGCTGCCGGAACTTAATCCGAGAATCGCTCAGATGCTAGGATGGCACGAAGTCGGACGAAAGGATGCAGAGAGGGCGATCACGTCCACAGCTGATCAGAAGATCGCCGGGAGCTCAAATGGCATTGCAGATGACAATTCCGGCCACCAATCTAGACCTGAAGCCACAATATTTCCAACTAAAACAACAGTCGGCGACTCGTCGGCAGATCAAAGCCAACAAAAG GCAAATTTCCGACCGAATAGATCAGAATCCCAAGAAATTATTGCCATACGAGAAATTCAAGAAGTGACAGCGGCACCGGAAAGTCAAGTTCATGAAACACGCGGTCGAGATCCGGCGACAACTTCCTCGGAAAAGAATTCTAGCTTTGAGAAAACTAGTGCACGTAATAAGCAGAAGCCCCGGAAATCCCTTCTCCCACCGGATTTTTCCCGGAATCGGATCGATAGAGCAAGGAAGAAGTCGGATTACGAACTCGGGCCTATGGTAGGGATGTCAATCGTTCTTGTAAGTCTTACTTCACTGCTTCTATGCGGCAGACTGTGTTCCATCTTCTGGACCAGCGCCTGTCTGTGCTTGGTCCCTCGACTAAGGAGGCGGGAGACCACCCACCGAGCCGATGCCGAGATGGACGGTCATGCTCAGCTGGATATGGACTCAGATGAGTACAAGAAGAAGGTGATCATGGAAGGCATGCTCAAAAGGAACCACAAGAACTGA
- the LOC116261449 gene encoding ENHANCER OF AG-4 protein 2 isoform X2, with protein sequence MAGGRKRGANRAKEQSQLSLGDLVLAKVKGFPAWPAKISKPEDWSRPPDPKKYFVQFFGTAEIAFVAPADIQAFTVECKNKLLARCQGKTVKDFSRAVKEICEAFEALQQKKVCPEGYADGPLKQHPPQIGHAKDMTSVEGHNSSVARDDNLESYPKEQIDETVTPNKSPDGAHGLERCSLSRSTSLDGKDGPLGSVERHRSPFLSVKRKAKAANRASRAQKKGVVSPRAISPDHDHSKIKNGSAEVSDRSPGVSDTSDPDNKEHTASSPVMKSISLKPFTSRGTRKGIHVSKVKVETSVEVKGKAVGSPKTELKDHVSSRHTLSKHLKEEAHGMLHKGSSSDRMHEPSSTSDADLIGSKKSKSSLKDNKKVDTDDKKGTENLLNVRDPSKEAFDHLEDRKNSQALLSKDQKRNTKVGGKGIIDVDEKVRPVKRLRITEVDDDIADESALVGRNDKFSTSPNVAINKKGDEDILPLTKRRRRALEAMSTAVADSDVDVHAGSPNLAKSIPSMQVENDASLASGADDREASFVAVDDNRECKKVVNNDTTSLPHTSSEAIADTLQTACVQSENSDKSLKTSNIKGENPNSADDSQTSFGAMVSPDGPTKGPLFSPKQVEQKRVKAAVLESKSSSRPSNSPSPSPNTLVGHVKPATKPLDQKINKSHAKPLGSPTVKKSLSASYRTSYQDPESLSRGHSTTPQRNKVDSSSEKLKFSQKASLRVENRSKTAVSTEHNAERDGLTKERNLELAKEFIAGNSTIEIRAAESSPSMRNLIAAAQAKRRQSRPQSFLHDEFDVSVPAIMSTTPVQGKAFSPLPSFQPFHLSNGVQDNSKGFIPHSSVTSPSNHAHQFILPQQTDLKEYEETKIGSENRGIEGSLSGGTEAAVARDAFEGMVETLSRTKDSIGRATRLAIDCAKYGIAGEVVDILIRKLETEASFHRRVDLFFLVDSITQCSHSQRGIAGASYIPTVQAALPRLLGAAAPPGASARENRRQCLKVLRLWLERKILPESVLRRHMDEIGSSNDEITASLSLRRPTRAERAVDDPLREMEGMLVDEYGSNATFQLPGFLSSQFFEEEETFQIKEATEMLSLGTTEVLEEALPYAGTPSDRRHHILEEVDGELEMEDVSASSKDEAAARSIPVEQEPQQNVPSSSRDDTTENAPLEVGSPPLPVDSPPPLPPLPSSPPPTPPPPPESPSPPPPPPPPPPPPPPPLPASSPPSYVYGHSMPQDYPRPPDLSRQDYHRLPDGGGNVQTAGPAPSQSHVNLTPLGNERIPHNSSFATSGQCHVQDVPNTHPSNFEYGKSNIHSVPQATQVTQQFQPSAVTQQFQPGNVPFQQRPYHPPPPPPPPPPPPPPPHPHPHPHPQPPSNHFSPPQPPSNHFAYPRPVAPHFAPQPYHQYPLTSVPNNWRQPVNEEQWRPHPNDAKANSQQNVWVPGGMSAPSCSGPPIVQDGYFRPPVERPCLSPMGYQYPVQNSVGSGGSIPAAPPHGVNQVQPCRPDVAPFNCWRPM encoded by the exons ATGGCGGGGGGGCGGAAGAGAGGAGCCAACAGAGCCAAGGAGCAGAGCCAATTGAGCCTGGGGGATCTCGTCCTCGCCAAGGTTAAGGGGTTTCCGGCGTGGCCTGCAAAG ATAAGCAAACCTGAGGACTGGAGTCGGCCGCCGGATCCCAAGAAATACTTTGTTCAGTTCTTTGGCACTGCTGAAAT TGCATTTGTAGCCCCTGCTGATATTCAAGCATTCACTGTTGAGTGTAAGAACAAGTTGCTAGCTAGATGTCAGGGAAAAACTGTCAAGGACTTCTCACGAGCAGTAAAAGAGATCTGTGAGGCATTTGAAGCATTGCAGCAGAAAAAGGTGTGTCCAGAAGGGTATGCTGATGGACCACTTAAGCAACATCCACCTCAAATTGGACATGCCAAAGATATGACGAGTGTGGAAGGTCATAACTCGTCTGTAGCAAGGGATGATAATTTGGAAAGTTATCCCAAGGAGCAAATCGATGAAACTGTTACTCCTAATAAGTCTCCAGATGGTGCTCATGGGTTAGAACGCTGTTCTCTGAGTCGTTCGACATCTTTGGATGGTAAGGATGGGCCTCTGGGGTCTGTTGAAAGACATAGATCTCCTTTTTTATCCGTCAAGAGAAAAGCTAAAGCAGCAAATAGAGCCTCTCGTGCACAAAAAAAGGGTGTGGTATCTCCCAGGGCAATTTCTCCAGATCATGACCACAGTAAGATTAAAAATGGAAGTGCAGAAGTTAGTGATAGAAGTCCTGGTGTTTCTGACACATCTGATCCTGATAACAAGGAACATACAGCATCATCACCTGTGATGAAATCCATTTCTTTGAAGCCTTTTACTTCTCGTGGAACTAGGAAAGGAATCCATGTGTCTAAAGTAAAAGTTGAGACATCTGTTGAGGTAAAGGGAAAGGCTGTTGGATCTCCCAAAACAGAACTTAAAGACCATGTGAGTTCTAGACACACACTATCAAAGCATTTGAAAGAAGAAGCCCATGGCATGCTACATAAAGGATCCTCCTCTGATAGGATGCATGAACCATCTTCAACATCAGATGCGGATCTAATAGGTTCAAAAAAGTCGAAGAGTTCTTTGAAGGATAACAAGAAAGTTGATACAGACGATAAGAAAGGAACAGAGAATCTGCTGAATGTGAGGGATCCTAGTAAGGAAGCTTTTGATCACTTGGAGGACAGAAAAAACAGTCAGGCATTGTTATCAAAGGATCAAAAGAGAAACACTAAAGTAGGAGGGAAAGGCATTATAGATGTGGATGAAAAGGTTCGTCCAGTCAAGAGATTAAGAATCACAGAGGTGGATGATGACATTGCTGACGAATCAGCATTAGTTGGCAGAAATGATAAGTTCAGCACTTCTCCAAATGTAGCGATTAACAAGAAAG GTGATGAAGATATTCTTCCCTTGACAAAGCGACGGCGTCGTGCACTAGAAGCCATGTCAACTGCTGTTGCTGATAGCGATGTTGATGTACATGCGGGAAGCCCAAATTTGGCCAAAAGCATTCCCTCCATGCAAGTAGAGAATGATGCATCTCTTGCCTCTGGAGCTGATGACAGGGAAGCTTcttttgttgctgttgatgataATAGGGAATGCAAGAAAGTTGTTAATAATGACACTACAAGTCTTCCTCATACATCTTCTGAAGCAATTGCTGATACTCTTCAGACTGCTTGTGTGCAATCAGAAAATTCTGACAAGTCATTGAAGACCAGTAACATCAAGGGTGAAAATCCAAACTCAGCTGATGATTCACAGACATCATTCGGCGCTATGGTATCACCGGATGGACCTACAAAGGGGCCTTTATTTAGTCCTAAGCAAGTTGAACAAAAGAGGGTTAAGGCTGCTGTTTTAGAATCTAAATCATCTTCAAGACCCTCAAACTCACCATCGCCTTCTCCAAATACCTTGGTAGGACACGTCAAACCTGCAACTAAGCCACTTGATCAGAAAATTAACAAATCACATGCTAAGCCATTAGGTTCTCCAACGGTGAAGAAATCTCTGTCTGCATCTTATAGAACTTCCTACCAGGATCCAGAAAGCTTAAGCCGTGGGCATTCTACTACTCCACAAAGAAATAAGGTTGACTCATCATCtgaaaagttgaaattttccCAAAAAGCTAGTTTGCGAGTTGAGAATAGGTCCAAGACAGCAGTTTCTACAGAGCACAATGCTGAGAGAGATGGTCTGACTAAAGAACG AAATCTTGAATTGGCAAAGGAGTTTATAGCTGGCAATTCAACCATAGAAATAAGGGCTGCAGAATCATCTCCATCCATGAGAAACCTTATTGCAGCTGCTCAGGCTAAGAGGCGGCAGTCTCGTCCTCAGTCTTTTTTGCATGATGAATTTGATGTTTCTGTCCCTGCTATTATGTCCACCACCCCTGTACAGGGGAAGGCTTTCAGTCCTCTTCCTTCatttcagccttttcatttGAGCAATGGTGTGCAGGACAATTCAAAGGGATTTATTCCCCATTCATCGGTTACATCACCATCAAATCATGCCCATCAGTTCATACTACCACAGCAGACGGACTTAAAAGAATATGAAGAAACTAAAATTGGGTCAGAAAACAGAGGAATCGAGGGGTCATTGAGTGGTGGAACTGAAGCAGCTGTTGCTCGTGATGCTTTCGAGGGGATGGTGGAAACACTATCTAGAACAAAAGATAGTATTGGCCGAGCTACTCGTCTTGCAATTGATTGTGCCAAGTATGGGATTGCAGGAGAA GTTGTGGATATTCTTATTCGGAAGTTGGAAACTGAGGCTAGCTTTCATCGAAGAGTTGACTTGTTCTTTCTTGTTGATTCAATCACACAATGCTCACACAGTCAGAGAG GTATTGCAGGGGCTTCATACATTCCAACAGTACAGGCAGCTCTTCCACGACTTTTAGGTGCTGCTGCTCCACCTGGAGCTTCTGCACGTGAAAATCGTCGTCAATGCCTGAAG GTTTTGAGGTTATGGCTTGAAAGGAAAATCCTTCCAGAATCAGTTCTTCGTCGTCACATGGATGAAATTGGATcttcaaatgatgaaattacTGCCAGTTTGTCTTTACGACGTCCGACTCGAGCAGAGAGGGCTGTGGATGATCCACTCAGAGAAATGGAAGGAATGCTTGTTGATGAGTATGGCAG CAATGCAACATTTCAATTGCCTGGTTTCCTATCTTCTCAattctttgaagaggaagaaactttTCAAATCAAGGAAGCCACTGAAATGTTGTCATTGGGTACCACTGAAGTTTTGGAGGAGGCACTACCATATGCTGGTACTCCAAGTGATAGGCGTCACCACATTTTAGAAGAAGTTGATGGGGAGCTTGAAATGGAAGATGTATCTGCCTCTTCCAAAGACGAAGCTGCAGCCCGTAGCATTCCTGTTGAACAAGAACCTCAGCAAAATGTTCCAAGTTCTTCGAGGGATGATACGACTGAGAATGCCCCACTAGAAGTTGGTTCTCCACCTCTACCTGTGGATTCTCCTCCCCCCTTGCCACCTTTACCTTCTTCCCCTCCTCCCACTCCCCCTCCACCCCCGGAATCTCCAtctccacctccaccaccaccacctccaccaccaccgccgccgccaccactGCCAGCATCTTCCCCACCTTCCTATGTCTATGGTCATTCTATGCCTCAAGATTATCCTAGGCCTCCAGATTTGAGTCGGCAAGATTATCATCGGCTTCCAGAT GGTGGTGGAAATGTCCAAACTGCTGGACCTGCTCCTTCTCAAAGCCATGTCAATCTTACGCCTCTGGGAAATGAAAGGATTCCACATAATTCTTCTTTTGCAACATCTGGGCAGTGCCATGTCCAAGATGTTCCAAATACACATCCGTCTAATTTTGAATATGGGAAAAGTAATATTCATTCAGTCCCTCAGGCCACCCAAGTTACTCAGCAGTTCCAGCCCAGTGCAGTTACTCAGCAGTTCCAGCCTGGTAATGTGCCATTCCAGCAACGACCATATCATCCCCCTCCACCtccgcctccacctccacctccacctccacctccacatCCACATCCACATCCACATCCACAGCCACCTTCCAATCACTTCTCTCCTCCACAGCCACCTTCAAATCATTTTGCATATCCTAGGCCTGTTGCTCCGCATTTTGCTCCACAACCTTATCACCAGTATCCTTTGACCTCTGTCCCAAACAATTGGAGGCAACCTGTTAATGAGGAACAATGGCGACCACATCCTAATGATGCCAAAGCTAATAGTCAGCAGAACGTGTGGGTTCCTGGAGGAATGTCTGCACCATCATGCTCAGGCCCACCTATTGTACAGGATG GTTACTTTCGACCCCCAGTAGAAAGGCCTTGCTTAAGCCCCATGGGCTATCAGTATCCTGTACAGAACTCTGTTGGCTCTGGTGGTTCAATTCCAG CTGCCCCTCCTCACGGCGTCAATCAGGTGCAACCTTGCAGGCCAGATGTTGCACCCTTTAATTGTTGGAGGCCTATGTAA